One window from the genome of Musa acuminata AAA Group cultivar baxijiao chromosome BXJ1-4, Cavendish_Baxijiao_AAA, whole genome shotgun sequence encodes:
- the LOC103977433 gene encoding cold shock domain-containing protein 3-like, translated as MEGVGGKRMKGKVKWFNGAKGFGFITPDSGGEDLFVHQSSIKADGFRTLADGEDVEFSVAEGDDGRTKAVDVTAPDGGAVQGNGGRSGRGGRGGYGFNDRGGQGGGGRACYVCGEAGHMARDCYQGGSGGGGGGRACYNCGGTGHMARDCQQGGGGACYNCGEMGHFAKECPSTK; from the coding sequence ATGGAAGGAGTGGGAGGAAAGAGGATGAAGGGGAAGGTCAAGTGGTTCAACGGGGCGAAGGGGTTCGGCTTCATCACGCCGGACAGTGGCGGCGAGGACCTCTTCGTCCACCAGTCCTCCATCAAGGCCGACGGTTTCCGCACCCTCGCCGACGGCGAGGACGTCGAGTTCTCGGTTGCCGAGGGCGACGACGGCCGCACCAAGGCCGTCGATGTCACGGCACCCGACGGCGGAGCCGTCCAGGGAAACGGCGGCCGCAGCGGGAGGGGCGGCCGCGGCGGGTATGGGTTTAACGATCGAGGCGGGCAAGGCGGAGGCGGGCGCGCGTGTTACGTATGCGGGGAGGCGGGGCACATGGCGAGGGACTGCTACCAGGGCGGGAGCGGCGGCGGAGGTGGTGGTCGTGCGTGTTATAACTGCGGTGGGACGGGCCACATGGCGAGGGATTGCCAGCAGGGCGGCGGAGGGGCGTGCTACAACTGTGGGGAGATGGGGCACTTCGCCAAGGAGTGCCCTTCGACCAAGTGA
- the LOC135653569 gene encoding chaperone protein dnaJ 11, chloroplastic-like, producing the protein MVSPHSLSSSQFLGLRVALPPRPNAGAAVSPQSLTVAAALSSSAASSLYEVLGVPASASGQEIKAAYRRLALECHPDVGASADQFLRVHAAYSTLSDPDKRADYDRRLVDSAASAAAAALDRRRRSTYSRSTSFSCGGRRTWETDQCW; encoded by the coding sequence ATGGTATCCCCCCACTCCCTATCCTCCTCCCAATTCCTCGGTCTCCGCGTCGCTCTCCCTCCCCGTCCCAACGCCGGCGCCGCTGTGTCCCCGCAATCACTCACCGTCGCTGCCGCCCTCAgctcctccgccgcctcctcccTTTACGAGGTCCTCGGCGTCCCTGCCAGCGCCAGCGGCCAGGAGATCAAGGCAGCGTACCGCCGGCTGGCGCTGGAGTGCCACCCGGACGTCGGGGCGTCCGCGGACCAGTTCCTGCGCGTCCATGCCGCCTACTCTACCCTCTCCGACCCCGACAAGCGCGCCGACTACGACCGTCGGCTGGTGGACTCGGCAGCTTCAGCTGCGGCAGCGGCGCTCGACCGCCGCCGCCGGTCGACGTACTCGCGGTCCACGTCGTTCTCCTGTGGCGGCCGTCGTACTTGGGAGACCGACCAGTGCTGGTAA
- the LOC135672157 gene encoding protein MOS2-like, which yields MEKETTAKISFTLSSSSSRPNPSAAQIPSQSFPYRGAVTASTQGDPGDEGEDGVAKPQFISVFDASQTLAVSHDARSVIIPPVPDAKTKCPLPVPAPDDDYMRWKFRDDMKDLPQDRGLDEFKDIRVEDFPFAYLAGYGWSEGQVIGRNKMLADPKVVEHKRRYGTEGLGYHKRKKETRTLQQEEQIGGLCLSNEGQSRAAFEGNRFGMRRVLGIEIPWKLVPNK from the exons ATGGAGAAAGAGACGACGGCAAAGATCTCCTTCACTCTTTCCTCATCCTCGTCTCGCCCCAATCCCTCCGCGGCCCAAATCCCGTCTCAATCCTTCCCTTACCGAGGAGCCGTCACCGCCTCCACCCAAGGAGACCCCGGAGACGAGGGCGAGGATGGCGTCGCCAAGCCCCAGTTCATCTCCGTCTTCGACGCATCCCAAACCCTAGCCGTCTCCCACGACGCCAGGTCCGTCATCATCCCTCCCGTCCCGGACGCCAAGACGAAGTGCCCCCTCCCTGTTCCCGCCCCCGATGACGATTACATGCGCTGGAAGTTCAGAGACGACATGAAGGATCTTCCCCAAGATCGTGGGTTGGATGAGTTTAAGGACATCAGGGTTGAGGACTTCCCGTTCGCCTATCTCGCTGGATATGGGTGGTCGGAGGGCCAGGTGATCGGGCGGAACAAGATGCTGGCAGATCCCAAGGTCGTTGAACACAAGAGGAGATATGGAACTGAAGGGCTCGGGTAtcacaagagaaagaaagaaactcgGACCCTGCAACAAGAAGAACAGATCGGTGGTCTGTGCTTGTCGAACGAGGGTCAGTCTCGAGCAGCTTTCGAGGGCAATAG GTTTGGAATGAGAAGAGTTTTGGGAATTGAAATCCCTTGGAAATTGGTTCCAAACAAGTAG
- the LOC135653537 gene encoding 5'-3' exoribonuclease 4-like isoform X3 yields MDSNVITPGTEFMALLSSALRYYICLRINSDPGWRGIKVILSDASVPGEGEHKIASYIRSQRNLPGFDPNARHCLYGLDADLIMLALATHEIHFSILREDVRVARRTERTSKFENKNKSSSKEGKVWNHEVNHEVPRKKFQFLNIWVLRDYLQHDLKIFGAKMKIDLERLIDDFVFICLFVGNDFLPHVPSLEISEGAIDLLMTVYKKEFAAMGGYLTNSFEVNLERVEHFLQIVGSHESAIFRKRIQLQREMNSHLRDAVEVEQKIGSIWMKSFERSANFLGRSNPNSTASVLKGQVQQGEEEWKEEYYSEKFEVKSEDECQKLKRHAVEKYVEGICWVMHYYYQGVCSWQWFYPYHYAPFASDFLDLKDLEVQFKLGIPFKPFNQLMGVLPAASAHALPLRYRNLMTDPSSSIIDFYPADFELDMNGKRFSWQAVCKLPFVDESRLLAEVKRVEYTLTDDEKQRNSWSMDMLFVHFSHPLTSKIRSFYRRKKDHPKLPKTKLKKRIDPKISSGMNGFIYISDKTIFSPEIFSPIEGMTLITKNKTIFVYYKIPPIQTHISKIPSGVILPNKSISKKDVQPAPVLWHERSMFKRKNLERPLSHAIAGHRLSQLACSLVSNHYRERKQAVNVRKLDKNAINGQCKMQKMLEQRTIHESNGNGNVLGKRKHRGGSRRKKKVQVMSQESGQNTSNLGKRKRGGHGRHKRKRN; encoded by the exons ATTCTATCAGATGCTAGTGTGCCGGGTGAGGGCGAGCACAAAATAGCATCATATATTCGCTCACAGAGGAACCTTCCTGGATTTGACCCAAATGCAAGACATTGTTTGTATGGTTTG GATGCTGACTTAATCATGCTTGCACTAGCAACACATGAAATACATTTTTCTATACTAAGAGAG GACGTTCGTGTTGCAAGGCGTACCGAAAGAACTTCAAAATTTGAAAACAAAAACAAGTCTTCAAGTAAAGAAGGGAAAGTGTGGAATCATGAAGTTAACCATGAGGTGCCAAGAAAAAAGTTCCAG TTTCTCAATATATGGGTACTGAGAGACTACTTGCAACATGACCTGAAAATATTTGGTGCCAAAATGAAGATTGACTTGGAGCgcttgattgatgattttgttttcATATGTTTGTTTGTTGGAAATGACTTTCTTCCCCATGTTCCTTCTCTAGAAATTTCGGAG GGAGCAATTGATCTGCTTATGACCGTCTACAAAAAGGAGTTTGCTGCAATGGGTGGTTATTTAACCAACTCTTTTGAG GTGAACCTGGAACGGGTTGAGCATTTCCTACAGATAGTTGGATCTCATGAAAGTGCTATCTTTCGAAAGCGCATTCAG TTACAGAGGGAAATGAATAGTCATTTGCGAGATGCTGTGGAGGTCGAACAGAAAATAGGATCT ATTTGGATGAAGAGTTTCGAGAGGTCTGCAAATTTTCTCGGCAGAAGCAACCCAAATAGTACAGCATCTG TATTGAAGGGGCAGGTACAGCAGGGAGAAGAGGAGTGGAAAGAAGAGTACTATTCTGAGAAGTTTGAAGTCAAGTCTGAAGATGAATGCCAGAAACTCAAGAGACATGCA GTTGAAAAGTATGTTGAAGGGATCTGCTGGGTCATGCACTACTACTACCAAGGAGTCTGTTCCTGGCAATG GTTTTATCCATAtcactatgctccatttgcttcaGATTTTCTTGACTTGAAGGACTTGGAAGTTCAGTTTAAACTTGGAATCCCATTCAAGCCATTTAATCAACTTATGGGTGTACTTCCTGCTGCAAG TGCACATGCACTGCCTTTGCGTTACAGGAATTTGATGACTGATCCATCTTCTTCGATAATTGATTTTTATCCAGCAG ATTTTGAGCTTGATATGAATGGTAAGCGTTTCTCCTGGCAG GCAGTATGTAAACTACCATTCGTTGACGAATCCCGCCTTCTTGCGGAAGTAAAAAGAGTAGAATACACATTAACG GATGATGAAAAGCAAAGGAACAGCTGGAGTATGGATATGCTCTTTGTTCATTTCTCACATCCATTAACATCAAAGATTCGCTCCTTTTATCGGCGGAAGAAGGATCATCCAAAACTTCCCAAGACCAAACTCAAAAAAAGAATAGATCCCAAAATCAG TTCTGGGATGAATGGATTCATTTACATTTCTGATAAGACCATTTTCTCACCGGAAATTTTTTCACCTATTGAGGGCATGACATTGATAACAAAGAATAAGACCAT ATTTGTGTACTATAAAATCCCTCCCATCCAAACACACATCTCGAAGATACCATCTGGAGTCATCTTACCTAATAAG TCAATCAGCAAAAAAGATGTTCAACCGGCACCAGTACTGTGGCATGAAAGATCGATGTTTAAGAGAAAAAACCTTGAGAG GCCCCTTTCCCATGCAATAGCTGGGCATCGTCTGTCGCAGTTGGCTTGCAGCCTTGTGTCTAATCATTACCGTGAAAGGAAGCAAGCAGTTAATGTAAGAAAACTCGACAAGAATGCTATCAATGGTCAATGCAAGATGCAGAAGATGCTCGAGCAAAGGACCATCCATGAGAGCAACGGCAACGGTAATGTACTTGGGAAAAGGAAACACAGGGGTGGCAGTAGGAGGAAAAAGAAGGTTCAAGTCATGAGCCAAGAGAGTGGCCAAAACACTAGCAACTTGGGAAAAAGGAAACGTGGAGGCCACGGGCGACATAAGAGAAAGAGGAATTAA